The DNA segment AAAATGTTTGGTATATTCCCACCCTAATAGCATTTTTAACAAATGGCGATATTTTAGACAAGTCTATTTTGGAAAATTGTGATATTATATAATCTATTCGCAGAAGGTTTTGTACAACTCCATTAACTAATTCAGTAACTAATGCTCTGTCTTTTAGCGACATATCCGAAGTTAGGTGTTGATTTAAAAGTAAATTCCCATAAGACCCTTCTTGTATTTTTATTAGCATGCAAATGGCCAATTCTCTAGGATTGGACATTTTTGTATTGCTCCTTCCCATTTAAAAAAAATTCAATTGCTTTGGCTACCTTTTCTAAATCGACCTTTGTATTCTTACACGGCCCTTCAGGTCTTATATTTAAAACTCCCATTACCGGCAAGGGATTTGTATCCAGAATTCCTTCGGTTAAATCCCTCTCACATGCAATGGCCACAACTGCCTTAGGTTTAATATCCATTACCTTCTTTCTTGCCAAAGTACCACCTGTTACTACTGTCAGGTTCACACCATAGTCGCTGCTTATCTTTAAAAGTTTATCTATATCACATCGTCCACAATGTCTGCAATTAGATACATCAGTTGTGACCTTATAAGGGCAGTCCCATTTTTGCAAACAGTGAGGTGCAAGAATAAGAATATCATTCGGAGTTAGGTCGTAGTTACGACTTTGAAGCAACTTATTGTTTACTTCTATATACGAACTTTTAATAATATCCTTAGGTATGTGAAAGGCTTTCCCTAAGGCCAAGGCTAAAGGAAATAAGATGTTTAATGAAGTATTCATTAACTTTTCAAGACCAAAAAAAGTTTTGACATGCCAGAGTGTCATAACAACTCCAGCCAAGCCTATGCTGACTATTAAAATGAATAAACTTAAAAGAATTATTACTGCAAGCAATATATAGCGATACCAATTGCCAAATCTATTGTAGTAAATAAGAACTCCCGAAAAAATCATTCCAATAATAAGCAGTACGCTGAAAGAAAGCAAGCCAATAAAGACTCTCTTTTTTACAGTTTCTCCATTTTGTTTATACATCAGCAAAAAATTCTCCCTCTTTTATATCATGGCCGACTAGGTATTCAGTTGCCTTTAGCCGCTTTTTGC comes from the Tepidanaerobacter acetatoxydans Re1 genome and includes:
- a CDS encoding DUF116 domain-containing protein, translated to MYKQNGETVKKRVFIGLLSFSVLLIIGMIFSGVLIYYNRFGNWYRYILLAVIILLSLFILIVSIGLAGVVMTLWHVKTFFGLEKLMNTSLNILFPLALALGKAFHIPKDIIKSSYIEVNNKLLQSRNYDLTPNDILILAPHCLQKWDCPYKVTTDVSNCRHCGRCDIDKLLKISSDYGVNLTVVTGGTLARKKVMDIKPKAVVAIACERDLTEGILDTNPLPVMGVLNIRPEGPCKNTKVDLEKVAKAIEFFLNGKEQYKNVQS